One Aegilops tauschii subsp. strangulata cultivar AL8/78 chromosome 7, Aet v6.0, whole genome shotgun sequence genomic window carries:
- the LOC109732496 gene encoding alpha-1,2-galactosyltransferase gmh3 encodes MGTRARRATHHRAHLRLRHRHLLLLLPLLLLLLLPPLSALLLRRANSLGRRCLPPAAGRRPLAGQRLSFSIVTLSDEGLSGRGVRGRSFRGVLAATARNKRAYAAAHGYGLAALPHGAVDPRRPPAWSKVLALRARLRRHHWLFWNDADTLVTNPDIALEEILFSVIGHSDFDASPDLILTEDINGVNAGLFFIRRSKWSERFLDTWWNHTSFVQFGSTKSGDNAALKHIVDHLSPEETQAHVRIAKMQCLFNSYPWVATWKSVHRLIFHPSTTWKGAYSDGDFMVHFAGLNDKRGWTSRILREMTH; translated from the exons ATGGGCACCCGGGCGCGCCGCGCCACCCATCACCGCGCTCACCTCCGCCTCCGCCACCGccaccttctcctcctcctcccgctgctgctcctcctcctcctcccgcccctctcggcgctcctcctccgccgcgccAACTCCCTGGGCCGCCGGTGCCTGCCCCCCGCCGCCgggcgccgccccctcgccgGGCAGCGGCTCAGCTTCTCCATCGTCACGCTCTCTGACGAGGGCCTGTCGGGCCGAGGGGTGCGGGGGCGGTCTTTCCGCGGCGTGCTGGCGGCCACCGCGCGGAACAAGCGCGCCTACGCGGCCGCGCACGGGTACGGCCTCGCCGCGCTGCCCCACGGCGCGGTCGAcccccgccgcccgcccgccTGGAGCAAGGTCCTCGCCCTCCGCGCCCGCCTGCGCCGCCACCACTGGCTCTTCTGGAACGACGCG GACACGCTGGTTACCAACCCCGACATCGCGTTG GAGGAGATTTTGTTCTCGGTGATTGGGCATAGTGATTTCGATGCATCGCCTGATCTCATTCTGACAGAGGATATCAACGGGGTGAATGCTG GACTGTTCTTCATAAGGAGGTCGAAATGGAGTGAGAGATTTTTGGATACATGGTGGAACCATACATCATTTGTACAATTTGGTTCCACAAAAAGTGGGGATAATGCAGCACTGAAGCATATTGTGGATCACTTGTCACCTGAAGAAACACAAGCACACGTCCGTATAGCAAAGATGCAGTGCCTTTTCAACTCATATCCCTGGGTTGCTACGTGGAAATCAGTTCACCGCCTGATCTTCCACCCGTCCACTACATGGAAAG GGGCTTATTCAGATGGAGATTTCATGGTCCATTTTGCTGGCCTAAATGACAAGCGAGGCTGGACATCAAGAATTCTTAGAGAGATGACTCACTGA